One genomic segment of Rhizobium gallicum bv. gallicum R602sp includes these proteins:
- a CDS encoding GNAT family N-acetyltransferase, with translation MQKHDLVYLTEDASHDAAIEHINEEAFGPGRHARAAARIREQGAHDPSLSFICTDDGETIASVRMTPVMAGDVKGHLLGPLAVRPSHKNMGIGRELVRIAVEAARRKGSEAVILVGDPPYYCPLGFEKVAYNALAFPGPVDPARVLVVPIAEDAHQRLKGIIGWRA, from the coding sequence ATGCAAAAGCACGATCTGGTCTACCTCACCGAGGATGCGTCTCACGACGCGGCTATCGAACACATCAACGAAGAAGCTTTCGGCCCTGGCCGGCACGCGCGTGCGGCTGCGCGCATCCGCGAGCAGGGGGCGCACGATCCGTCGCTCTCCTTCATCTGTACCGATGATGGCGAAACGATCGCCTCGGTCAGGATGACCCCGGTCATGGCGGGCGATGTTAAAGGGCACCTGCTCGGACCACTCGCCGTCCGGCCATCGCACAAGAATATGGGCATCGGCCGCGAACTCGTGCGGATCGCGGTGGAGGCGGCAAGGCGCAAGGGCTCCGAGGCTGTCATCCTTGTCGGCGATCCGCCGTATTATTGCCCGCTCGGCTTCGAGAAGGTCGCCTACAACGCGCTCGCCTTTCCAGGGCCAGTCGATCCCGCCCGCGTTCTGGTCGTTCCGATTGCCGAAGATGCGCATCAGCGTCTTAAGGGTATCATCGGCTGGCGTGCATAG
- a CDS encoding glutathione S-transferase family protein, producing MGMLVDGVWQNVGYDTKETKGHFKRAASQFRNWITANGEAGPTGSGGFKAEAGRYHLYVSLACPWAHRTLIFRKLKKLDDIVSVSVVDPLMAENGWEFKVGDGATGDHLYGARTLFEIYVKADPHYSGRVTVPVLWDKKTGTIVNNESAEIIRMFNSAFDGLTDSNTDFYPDALRADIDALNAIVYDTVNNGVYKAGFATTQEAYEENVVKIFETLDMLDERLGKSRYLFGDRLTEADWRLFTTLARFDAVYVGHFKCNIRRIEDYKNLSGYLRDLYQTPGVKETVNLRHIKEHYYRSHRTINPTGVIPVGPALDLDRLHGRAKLAAAA from the coding sequence ATGGGCATGCTGGTTGACGGCGTCTGGCAGAACGTCGGGTACGATACGAAGGAAACGAAGGGCCACTTCAAGCGCGCGGCCTCTCAGTTCCGCAACTGGATCACGGCCAATGGGGAGGCAGGACCGACGGGCAGCGGCGGCTTCAAGGCCGAGGCTGGCCGCTATCATCTCTATGTCTCGCTCGCCTGCCCCTGGGCGCACCGCACGCTCATTTTCCGCAAACTGAAGAAGCTTGATGACATCGTCTCCGTGTCCGTCGTCGATCCGCTGATGGCCGAGAACGGCTGGGAATTCAAAGTCGGCGACGGCGCGACCGGCGATCACCTTTACGGTGCAAGGACCCTCTTCGAGATCTACGTGAAGGCCGATCCGCACTATTCCGGCCGCGTCACCGTTCCCGTGCTCTGGGACAAGAAGACCGGTACGATCGTCAATAATGAATCGGCCGAGATCATCCGCATGTTCAACAGCGCCTTCGACGGCCTGACCGATTCGAACACCGATTTCTATCCCGACGCTCTGCGCGCCGACATCGATGCGCTGAATGCGATCGTCTACGACACCGTCAACAACGGCGTCTACAAGGCAGGCTTTGCAACGACGCAGGAAGCCTACGAAGAAAATGTTGTGAAGATTTTCGAAACGCTGGACATGCTGGACGAGCGTCTCGGCAAAAGCCGCTATCTCTTCGGCGATCGGCTGACGGAAGCCGACTGGCGGCTGTTCACGACGCTGGCGCGCTTCGATGCAGTCTATGTCGGCCACTTCAAGTGCAACATCCGTCGCATCGAAGACTACAAGAACCTCTCGGGCTACCTGCGCGATCTTTACCAGACGCCGGGCGTCAAGGAGACGGTGAACCTGCGCCACATCAAGGAGCACTATTACCGCAGCCACAGGACGATCAATCCGACGGGCGTGATCCCGGTCGGCCCGGCTCTCGATCTCGACCGCCTGCACGGCCGCGCCAAGCTTGCCGCTGCCGCGTGA
- a CDS encoding membrane protein: MTVDFSPFIPWPVLAALAAVVAVVAIFAIWRGIRGAWIRTLAALALLAALANPLLMQEDREQLSTVVPVIVDRSQSQQTPERIKMTDEALAQLKDRLSRFPNIEPRYVDATEPENSDTPSTRLFSALSAAVADVPPARVGGAIMLTDGEVHDAPGINQALGFDAPVHGLITGKANEFDRRVEVIKAPRFGIVNEEQQLVLRVFDDGPSPGSTADVTVKLNGDVIAALQATPGQDTPFSFKVPRGGSNVLEFSVAGLPGEVTEANNRAVHVIDGIRENLRVLLVSGEPHAGERAWRNLLKSDASVDLVHFTILRPPEKQDGTPINELSLIAFPTRELFVDKIKDFDLIIFDRYQHRGVLPILYYDYIAQYVENGGALLIAAGPEHAGQDSIALTPLSAVLPAEPTGQMIDKAFYPRLSEEGRKHPVTRGLDGSADEPPHWGRWFRSVDVASPHGQTVMVGADNHPLLLLNRAGQGRVAMLLSDQGWLWARGFEGGGPHVSLYRRIAHWLMKEPALEEEALTARASGRTLEVTRQTIGDNPGNATVRYPSGKTENLPLNQSEPGLFKAEKKMDEIGLFEIRNGDLTTLVHVGAVDAPEFKAMISTTDVLKPISGKTRGLVTRVSDTNGAIEVPPILPVRGQVRVADNDRMQIKLTNESVLKGINTLPLFAGFAGVGALLLAFGAMWWREGR, translated from the coding sequence ATGACGGTTGATTTTTCGCCCTTTATTCCCTGGCCGGTTCTGGCAGCGCTCGCGGCCGTCGTCGCGGTTGTCGCGATCTTCGCCATCTGGCGCGGCATCCGCGGCGCCTGGATCCGCACGCTGGCCGCCCTCGCATTGCTGGCAGCGCTCGCAAATCCCCTACTCATGCAGGAAGATCGCGAGCAGCTTTCGACGGTGGTTCCCGTCATCGTCGATCGGAGCCAGAGCCAGCAGACGCCGGAACGTATCAAGATGACCGACGAGGCGCTGGCGCAGTTGAAGGATCGCCTCTCTCGTTTCCCGAATATTGAACCGCGCTATGTCGATGCGACCGAGCCGGAAAATTCCGATACGCCGTCCACACGTCTCTTTTCTGCGCTTTCGGCCGCCGTTGCCGACGTACCTCCAGCGCGCGTCGGCGGCGCGATCATGCTGACGGATGGCGAAGTGCATGATGCGCCGGGCATCAACCAGGCGCTCGGCTTTGACGCACCGGTCCACGGCCTGATCACCGGCAAGGCCAACGAATTTGACCGCCGCGTCGAGGTGATCAAGGCGCCGCGCTTCGGCATCGTCAATGAAGAGCAGCAACTGGTCCTGCGCGTCTTCGACGACGGCCCGAGCCCGGGCAGCACCGCCGATGTCACCGTGAAGCTGAACGGCGACGTGATCGCCGCGCTCCAGGCGACACCGGGGCAGGATACGCCGTTTTCCTTTAAGGTTCCGCGCGGCGGCAGCAACGTGCTGGAATTCTCTGTGGCCGGACTGCCTGGCGAAGTGACGGAGGCAAACAACCGCGCCGTTCATGTCATCGATGGCATTCGTGAAAACCTGCGCGTGCTTTTGGTCTCCGGCGAGCCGCATGCCGGCGAGCGCGCCTGGCGCAATCTCCTGAAATCCGACGCCTCGGTCGATCTCGTCCATTTCACCATTCTGCGCCCCCCTGAAAAGCAGGACGGCACGCCGATCAACGAGCTTTCGCTGATCGCCTTCCCGACACGCGAGCTGTTCGTCGACAAGATCAAAGACTTCGACCTGATCATCTTCGACCGCTACCAGCACCGCGGCGTGCTGCCGATCCTCTACTATGACTACATTGCACAATATGTCGAAAACGGCGGTGCGCTGCTGATTGCCGCAGGTCCCGAGCATGCCGGCCAGGATTCGATCGCACTGACGCCGCTTTCGGCCGTTCTCCCTGCCGAGCCGACCGGCCAGATGATCGACAAGGCATTCTATCCCCGCCTTTCCGAGGAGGGCCGCAAGCACCCCGTCACCCGCGGCCTCGACGGCTCCGCTGACGAGCCGCCGCATTGGGGCCGCTGGTTCCGCAGCGTCGATGTCGCGTCTCCGCATGGCCAGACGGTCATGGTTGGCGCAGACAATCATCCGCTGCTGCTTTTGAACCGTGCCGGCCAGGGACGCGTCGCCATGCTGCTCTCCGACCAGGGCTGGCTCTGGGCCCGCGGCTTCGAGGGCGGCGGCCCGCACGTCTCGCTCTACCGCCGCATCGCCCATTGGCTGATGAAGGAACCGGCGCTGGAGGAGGAAGCGCTGACGGCGCGCGCCTCCGGTCGCACGCTGGAGGTAACCCGCCAGACGATCGGCGACAATCCGGGCAATGCCACAGTCCGATATCCATCAGGCAAGACGGAAAATCTGCCGCTGAACCAGTCTGAACCCGGTCTCTTCAAGGCAGAGAAGAAGATGGACGAGATCGGCCTCTTCGAAATCCGCAACGGCGACCTGACGACGCTCGTTCATGTCGGCGCCGTCGATGCGCCCGAATTCAAGGCGATGATTTCGACGACGGATGTGCTGAAGCCGATTTCCGGCAAGACACGCGGCCTTGTCACCCGCGTTTCAGATACCAACGGAGCGATCGAAGTTCCGCCGATCCTGCCGGTTCGCGGCCAGGTTCGCGTCGCCGACAATGACCGCATGCAGATCAAGTTGACGAACGAGAGCGTGCTGAAGGGGATCAATACCCTGCCGCTCTTTGCCGGTTTTGCCGGCGTCGGCGCGCTGCTGCTCGCCTTCGGCGCCATGTGGTGGCGTGAAGGTCGATGA